One genomic window of Solanum dulcamara chromosome 10, daSolDulc1.2, whole genome shotgun sequence includes the following:
- the LOC129869702 gene encoding uncharacterized protein LOC129869702 has translation MERVRLIQGRMLTAQSRQKSYADRRVRPLVFMVGDQVWLRVSPLKSFMRFERKDKLRPRFIGPFEIIDRVGKVAYRLALTPSLSSVYPVSHVSMLQCYIPDESHVISHDSMELSPDLTYEE, from the coding sequence ATGGAGCGGGTTCGGCTAATTCAGGGTAGGATGTTAACTGCTCAGAGTCGCCAGAAGAGCTATGCTGACAGGCGAGTTAGACCATTGGTGTTCATGGTTGGTGACCAGGTATGGTTGAGGGTCTCACCCTTGAAGAGTTTCATGAGGTTCGAGAGGAAGGACAAGCTTAGACCTAggtttattggcccttttgagatcaTAGATCGAGTGGGAAAGGTGGCCTATAGACTTGCCTTGACACCCAGTCTGTCTTCTGTATATCCAGTATCTCATGTATCGATGCTACAATGCTATAttccggatgagtctcatgtgatttcccATGATTCGATGGAGTTGAGCCCAGATTTGACATATGAGGAGTAG
- the LOC129870700 gene encoding cytochrome b561 and DOMON domain-containing protein At4g12980-like, translating to MMEISPPFCSMILLVILLFLSLFSFSNIHAHRCSERFLSEAKHRNLLNITFSKRYKEGNGVEVAMYLHEKSRRLDIMMGAKLEEETGWLAWGLNPGPEARMVGTQALIGIKSKNGELLKDTYNITSYTKKGCQLLPSPIDLNISNFNFLYISTLEYHVIQATVILPMKYDVSRLNQVWQVGINVAVGKEPKMHPKGLMNYDSTETINLRTGKGRGNRVHKSSQVRQVHGILNIIGWGTLLPIGVIIARNFREFPLPWLAWKKYHISCQILGYLVGSTGWAVGIWLGKASKYYSFPKHGTFGIFIFTFATIQMLFFKFKPGDRDEFRMYRNMFHHVVGYSLLVVSCINILKGIKIMHLDNTYWLPAYFGIVGCLAFIFLVFEIVSWFKFLSDKFGLWILCAKYIQNEEANNTKKASREDGKVQHSDTITDTDTRK from the exons atgatggAAATATCACCACCATTTTGCTCTATGATATTGTTAGTCATTTTATTGTTTCTATCGTTATTTTCGTTTTCAAATATTCATGCTCATCGTTGTAGCGAAAGATTCTTGTCTGAGGCAAAGCATAGAAATCTACTTAACATAACATTTTCCAAGCGATATAAAGAAGGCAATGGAGTTGAAGTAGCCATGTATCTACACGAAAAATCTCGAAGGCTTGACATAATGATGGGAGCTAAGTTAGAAGAAGAAACAGGATGGCTAGCCTGGGGTTTGAACCCTGGACCAGAAGCTAGAATGGTTGGGACACAAGCTCTCATAGGTATAAAGTCCAAGAATGGAGAGTTACTAAAGGATACATACAACATCACTAGCTATACCAAAAAAGGCTGTCAACTATTGCCTTCTCCTATTGACTTAAACATAAGCAATTTCAATTTCCTTTACATTAGTACGCTTGAATATCATGTCATACAAGCAACTGTTATTCTTCCAATGAAATATGATGTATCAAGGTTAAATCAAGTGTGGCAAGTTGGAATTAATGTGGCAGTAGGGAAGGAACCAAAGATGCATCCGAAAGGCCTCATGAATTATGATAGCACTGAAACAATTAACTTGAGGACAGGTAAAGGTCGAGGCAATAGAGTTCATAAATCTAGCCAAGTTAGACAA GTTCATGGgatattaaatattattggGTGGGGTACGTTGCTTCCTATTGGTGTGATTATAGCAAGGAATTTCAGAGAGTTTCCATTACCTTGGTTGGCTTggaaaaaatatcatatttcaTGCCAGATACTTGGATACCTTGTGGGATCAACAGGCTGGGCTGTTGGAATATGGCTTGGCAAAGCATCCAAATATTACTCCTTTCCCAAACATGGAACTTTTGGCATCTTCATCTTCACTTTTGCCACCATACAA ATGctgtttttcaaatttaaaccaGGCGATCGCGATGAATTTCGTATGTATAGGAACATGTTCCATCATGTTGTTGGATATTCATTACTCGTTGTGAGTTGTATCAACATATTGAAAGGGATAAAGATAATGCATCTTGACAACACATACTGGCTACCGGCTTATTTCGGAATAGTTGGTTGTCTGGCATTCATCTTTCTTGTCTTTGAAATTGTTTCTTGGTTCAAATTTTTATCTGATAAGTTTGGTCTTTGGATCTTATGTGCCAAGTACATACAAAATGAGGAAGCAAATAATACGAAAAAAGCTTCAAGAGAAGATGGCAAAGTTCAGCATAGTGATACAATAACAGACACCGATACAAGGAAGTAA